A genomic region of Mycobacterium sp. Aquia_213 contains the following coding sequences:
- a CDS encoding ABC transporter permease, whose translation MHYLLTHLGDAWTLTVIHLRMSLVPVLIGVVIAVPLGVLVQHAPIARRLTTATASVVFTVPSLALFVALPVVIGTRILDAANVLVALTAYTTALMVRAVLEALDAVPAQVRDAATAVGYSPVKRILKVELPLSIPVMIAGLRVVVVTNIAMVSVGSVIGIGGLGTWFTEGYATDKSDQILAGIIALFVLAVVIDMLIVLAGRLATPWSRASAPRRRSVLAPVVGGAR comes from the coding sequence ATGCACTACCTGCTCACCCACCTGGGCGACGCCTGGACGTTGACCGTAATCCATCTGCGGATGTCGTTGGTACCGGTGCTGATTGGGGTGGTGATCGCGGTGCCGCTGGGCGTGCTGGTGCAGCACGCACCGATTGCGCGGCGGCTGACGACGGCGACCGCGAGCGTCGTGTTCACCGTCCCGTCGCTGGCGTTGTTCGTGGCGTTGCCGGTGGTCATCGGAACCCGGATCCTGGACGCAGCCAACGTCCTGGTCGCGCTGACCGCCTACACGACCGCGCTGATGGTGCGCGCGGTGCTCGAAGCGCTGGACGCGGTACCGGCCCAGGTGCGTGACGCCGCCACCGCCGTCGGCTACTCGCCCGTCAAACGCATCCTGAAAGTCGAACTGCCGCTGTCGATCCCGGTGATGATCGCGGGGTTGCGGGTGGTCGTGGTGACCAATATCGCCATGGTGTCAGTGGGTTCGGTGATCGGGATCGGCGGCCTGGGCACCTGGTTCACCGAGGGGTATGCGACCGACAAGAGTGATCAGATCCTGGCCGGCATCATCGCGCTGTTCGTGTTGGCGGTCGTCATCGACATGCTGATCGTGCTGGCCGGCCGGCTCGCCACGCCCTGGTCTCGCGCGAGTGCCCCGCGCCGGCGATCCGTCCTCGCCCCGGTGGTGGGGGGCGCGCGATGA
- a CDS encoding ABC transporter permease — protein sequence MNFVQQAVSYLLTVDNWTGPVGLAARILEHVEYTAVAVGASALIAIPIGMVIGHTGRGTLLVVGAVNGLRSLPTLGVLLLGVLLFGLGLGPPLVALMLLGVPSLLAGTYAGIANVDPVVVDAARAMGMTEAQVLLRVEMPNAMPLILGGLRNATLQVVATATVAAYASLGGLGRYLIDGIKEREFQLALVGALMVAGLALILDGLLAMAVWVSVPGTGRLRRPHRRDDVTVTPVADQPAAAGGHVLR from the coding sequence ATGAACTTCGTCCAGCAGGCGGTGTCTTATCTGCTGACCGTCGACAATTGGACCGGTCCGGTCGGCCTCGCGGCGCGGATCTTGGAGCACGTGGAATACACCGCCGTCGCGGTGGGCGCGTCGGCGCTGATCGCGATACCCATCGGGATGGTCATCGGCCACACCGGCCGCGGCACGCTGCTCGTGGTGGGTGCGGTCAACGGGCTGCGCTCACTGCCGACACTCGGGGTGCTGCTGCTGGGCGTGCTGCTGTTCGGGCTGGGCCTCGGCCCACCGCTGGTCGCCCTGATGCTGCTCGGCGTGCCGTCCCTGCTCGCCGGCACCTACGCGGGTATCGCCAACGTCGACCCGGTGGTGGTCGACGCCGCCCGGGCGATGGGCATGACGGAGGCCCAGGTGCTGCTGCGCGTCGAGATGCCCAACGCGATGCCGTTGATTCTCGGCGGGCTGCGCAACGCGACGCTGCAGGTGGTTGCCACCGCAACCGTGGCCGCCTATGCCAGCCTCGGCGGCCTGGGCCGCTACCTGATCGACGGGATCAAAGAACGCGAATTCCAGCTCGCTCTGGTCGGAGCGCTGATGGTGGCCGGGCTGGCGCTGATCCTCGATGGCCTGCTCGCGATGGCCGTCTGGGTTTCGGTGCCCGGCACCGGACGGTTGCGCAGGCCTCATCGGCGCGACGATGTGACGGTGACCCCAGTTGCCGACCAGCCTGCCGCGGCCGGCGGGCACGTCCTACGGTAG
- a CDS encoding nucleoside deaminase, whose amino-acid sequence MIDDEDLIRAALAAAATAGPRDVPIGAVIIGPDGAELARAVNAREALGDPTAHAEVLAMRAAATALGDGWRLEGATLAVTVEPCTMCAGALVLARVARLVFGAWEPKTGAVGSLWDVVRDRRLNHRPEVRGGVLAAECAAPLEEFFARQRLG is encoded by the coding sequence GTGATCGATGACGAGGATCTGATCCGTGCCGCGCTGGCGGCCGCCGCAACGGCGGGCCCCCGCGATGTGCCGATCGGCGCGGTGATCATCGGTCCCGACGGAGCCGAACTCGCCAGGGCGGTGAATGCCCGTGAGGCCCTTGGTGATCCGACCGCGCACGCGGAAGTCTTGGCGATGCGCGCGGCGGCCACGGCGCTGGGTGACGGGTGGCGGCTCGAGGGGGCCACGCTGGCCGTCACCGTCGAACCCTGCACGATGTGCGCGGGTGCCCTGGTCCTGGCGCGCGTTGCCCGGCTGGTGTTCGGCGCGTGGGAGCCCAAGACCGGAGCGGTCGGATCGCTGTGGGATGTGGTTCGCGATCGTCGGCTCAATCACCGCCCCGAGGTGCGCGGCGGTGTGCTCGCCGCGGAGTGCGCCGCGCCACTGGAGGAGTTCTTCGCCCGCCAGCGATTGGGGTGA
- a CDS encoding putative glycolipid-binding domain-containing protein yields MLTWRAPDISRMESVRVQVSGKRIKATGRIVAAATATNPAFGAFYEVQTDESGATKRFGLTITLAERERQLAIARDEENMWMVTDHQGDRREGYNGALDVDVVFSPFFNALPIRRLGLHERAEMITLPVVYVNVPDMTVTAATVSYTGQGGPDGIKLRSPVADTTVTVDAEGFIEDYPGLAERI; encoded by the coding sequence ATGCTGACCTGGCGCGCACCGGACATCTCCCGCATGGAATCGGTGCGAGTACAGGTGTCCGGCAAGCGAATTAAGGCCACCGGACGCATCGTGGCCGCGGCAACCGCGACGAACCCGGCTTTCGGTGCCTTCTACGAGGTGCAGACCGACGAGAGTGGAGCCACCAAGAGGTTCGGGCTGACGATCACCCTCGCCGAGCGGGAACGCCAGCTCGCCATCGCCCGTGACGAGGAAAACATGTGGATGGTGACCGACCACCAAGGCGACCGACGTGAGGGATACAACGGCGCACTCGACGTCGACGTGGTGTTCAGTCCGTTCTTCAACGCGCTGCCCATCCGCCGGCTGGGGCTACACGAGCGGGCGGAAATGATCACCTTGCCCGTGGTCTACGTCAACGTGCCCGACATGACCGTCACCGCGGCCACGGTGAGCTACACCGGGCAGGGCGGCCCCGACGGGATCAAGCTGCGGTCTCCGGTCGCCGACACCACCGTGACCGTCGACGCCGAAGGGTTCATCGAGGACTATCCCGGATTGGCAGAGCGGATCTGA
- a CDS encoding mycofactocin-coupled SDR family oxidoreductase: MGRLDGKVAFITGVARGQGRSHAIRLARDGASIIGVDICADIAANHYPMASRAELDETVDLVEAEGGKMLGSVADVRDFDQIKTAVDAGVEHFGRLDIVLANAGIAPVGFRELSIEEELAQWKAVVGVNLDGAYHSAQAAIPHLLAGNRGGVIIFTSSTAGLKGFGGLQGGGLGYSASKHGIVGLMRTLANALAPANIRVNTVHPTAVNTMMAVNPAMTEFLENYPGSGAHLQNPLPVEMLEPSDISAAIAYLASDEAKYVTGVTFPVDAGFCNKL, from the coding sequence ATGGGTCGCCTGGACGGCAAGGTCGCATTTATCACTGGGGTGGCACGCGGTCAGGGCCGCAGTCACGCGATTCGCTTGGCGCGCGACGGGGCCAGCATTATCGGCGTGGACATCTGTGCAGACATCGCGGCCAACCACTACCCGATGGCCAGCCGAGCCGAACTCGACGAGACGGTCGACCTCGTCGAGGCCGAGGGCGGCAAAATGCTGGGGTCGGTCGCCGACGTGCGTGATTTCGATCAAATCAAAACCGCGGTGGACGCCGGTGTCGAGCACTTTGGGCGACTCGACATCGTGCTGGCGAACGCGGGAATTGCGCCAGTGGGCTTCCGCGAGCTGAGTATCGAAGAAGAGCTGGCTCAGTGGAAAGCTGTTGTGGGGGTAAACCTCGACGGGGCGTATCACTCCGCGCAGGCGGCGATCCCGCATCTGCTGGCCGGCAACCGCGGCGGAGTCATCATCTTCACCAGTTCCACGGCAGGGCTAAAGGGCTTTGGGGGCCTGCAAGGCGGAGGGTTGGGCTATTCGGCGTCCAAACACGGCATCGTTGGACTGATGCGCACGCTGGCGAACGCCTTGGCGCCGGCCAACATTCGTGTCAACACGGTGCACCCAACTGCGGTCAACACCATGATGGCCGTGAACCCTGCGATGACGGAGTTCTTGGAGAACTATCCCGGATCGGGTGCACATCTGCAGAACCCGCTGCCCGTCGAGATGCTCGAGCCGTCGGACATCAGTGCCGCAATCGCCTATCTGGCGTCTGACGAGGCCAAGTATGTGACCGGTGTGACCTTCCCGGTCGATGCCGGCTTCTGCAACAAGCTATGA
- a CDS encoding LapA family protein: MSSTDPGLPGNPPPKPTPAPPAKPVAAPTAKPVPAPPPAPHAGAKPPKEPAIGFTRAGALWSALTAGFLILILLLIFITQNTTSTPFQFLGWRWSLPLGVAVLLAAVAGGLLTVAAGTGRILQLRRAAKKHHAATARD, translated from the coding sequence ATGAGCAGCACCGACCCTGGCTTGCCCGGTAACCCGCCGCCTAAGCCCACTCCGGCGCCTCCCGCCAAACCCGTCGCAGCGCCTACCGCTAAGCCCGTACCAGCGCCTCCCCCGGCGCCCCATGCGGGCGCGAAACCACCCAAAGAGCCGGCCATCGGGTTCACCCGAGCCGGCGCGCTGTGGTCGGCGCTGACCGCCGGCTTCCTGATCCTGATCCTGTTGCTGATCTTCATCACCCAGAACACGACGTCGACGCCGTTCCAGTTCCTGGGCTGGCGTTGGAGCCTGCCGCTGGGCGTGGCCGTCCTGCTGGCGGCAGTGGCCGGCGGCCTGCTCACCGTGGCCGCCGGCACCGGGCGGATCCTGCAGCTGCGTCGCGCGGCCAAGAAGCATCACGCGGCGACCGCGCGCGACTAG
- a CDS encoding carboxymuconolactone decarboxylase family protein yields MSSNTLDCEGHVQGVDPLPEHILGLSAKDRSILNIAGAAALLRTDDLRIEIDKALANGVTADEVRDIIEQVALHADLSLAECVCIAEQCLADPGH; encoded by the coding sequence TTGAGCTCGAATACTTTAGATTGCGAAGGTCACGTGCAAGGCGTTGATCCACTGCCGGAACACATCCTCGGTTTGTCGGCAAAAGATCGCAGCATATTGAACATCGCCGGCGCTGCAGCTCTCCTGCGAACCGATGATCTGCGTATCGAGATCGACAAAGCTCTAGCCAATGGCGTCACTGCAGACGAGGTCCGCGACATCATCGAGCAAGTAGCACTACACGCTGACTTAAGCCTCGCCGAGTGCGTCTGCATCGCCGAGCAATGTCTGGCTGATCCTGGACATTAG
- a CDS encoding ABC transporter substrate-binding protein, with product MRMLRRSHRVIIPAAACFAVACLVAACSNSDPLAPELRSMKSIVVGSADFPESQIIAEIYAQTLQANGFDVGRRMGIGSRETYIPALKDHSIDLVPEYVGNLLRYFAPDSTATMLNAVELELYQKLPGDLSVLTPSPASDTDTVSVTGGTAAAWNLKTIGDLAAHSPDVKFGAPSAFENRPSGLPGLRQKYSLNISPGNFVAINDGGGAVTVRALVEGRVNAANIFTTSPAIPQDHLVVLEDPEHNFVAGNIVPLVNSQKKSDRLKNVLDAVSAKLTTAGLAGLNAAVAGNSGIDPDQAARNWVRDNGFNHPLT from the coding sequence ATGAGGATGCTGCGGCGCTCGCACCGCGTGATCATCCCCGCGGCAGCGTGCTTCGCGGTCGCCTGCCTGGTTGCGGCCTGCAGCAATTCCGATCCGCTGGCGCCGGAGCTCCGCAGCATGAAATCCATCGTTGTCGGGTCCGCTGACTTCCCGGAATCTCAGATCATTGCCGAGATCTATGCACAGACGTTGCAGGCCAACGGTTTCGACGTAGGAAGGCGGATGGGCATCGGCAGCCGCGAGACGTATATCCCGGCGCTCAAAGACCATTCCATCGATTTGGTACCGGAATATGTCGGCAATCTGCTGCGCTACTTCGCCCCCGACTCGACCGCGACCATGCTCAACGCCGTGGAATTGGAGCTCTACCAGAAATTGCCGGGTGACCTGTCGGTTCTGACGCCGTCCCCGGCCTCCGACACTGACACGGTCAGCGTCACCGGCGGAACCGCCGCCGCGTGGAACCTCAAAACCATCGGTGACCTGGCCGCCCACTCGCCGGATGTGAAATTCGGGGCACCCTCGGCCTTCGAGAACCGCCCGTCCGGCCTGCCCGGGCTGCGACAGAAATACTCGCTCAACATCAGTCCCGGTAACTTCGTCGCGATCAACGACGGTGGCGGCGCGGTGACGGTACGCGCGCTGGTCGAGGGAAGGGTGAACGCTGCCAACATCTTCACGACTTCGCCGGCGATTCCGCAAGACCATCTGGTGGTGCTCGAAGATCCTGAGCACAACTTCGTGGCGGGCAACATTGTGCCGCTGGTGAATTCGCAGAAGAAGTCCGATCGGCTCAAGAATGTCCTGGATGCCGTCTCGGCGAAGCTGACCACCGCCGGTCTGGCCGGACTCAACGCGGCCGTGGCAGGCAACTCCGGCATCGATCCCGACCAGGCAGCACGAAACTGGGTGCGGGACAACGGCTTCAACCACCCGCTTACATAA
- a CDS encoding TetR family transcriptional regulator, whose amino-acid sequence MTDFDGAHGETGRRDARILDAVVQILEMKGYDAVQLREVARRSQTSLTTIYKRYSNRDELIAAAVQMWMDEHRFAKLWGQSHEVDESLYGGLMRVLRTIFLPWEEHPGMLTAYFRARAAPGGQQIVRHGLDMAVPKFFEVLRDVDDSFIADLDSIISTLVYGLLGRFTAGEIAVTDILPTLDRAVWRLTSGYETQHQHAADQRPTNSEFQSQ is encoded by the coding sequence GTGACCGATTTCGATGGCGCGCATGGTGAGACGGGGCGGCGCGACGCCCGAATTCTGGACGCGGTCGTGCAGATTCTGGAGATGAAGGGCTATGACGCCGTCCAATTGCGCGAAGTCGCCCGGCGCTCGCAGACGTCGTTGACCACCATCTACAAGCGGTACTCAAACCGCGATGAGCTGATCGCCGCGGCCGTGCAGATGTGGATGGACGAGCATCGATTCGCAAAGCTTTGGGGCCAGTCCCACGAGGTCGACGAATCGCTGTACGGCGGCCTAATGCGCGTGTTGCGCACCATTTTCCTCCCTTGGGAGGAGCACCCCGGCATGCTCACGGCTTACTTCCGTGCCCGGGCAGCACCGGGTGGGCAACAAATCGTTCGCCACGGCCTGGACATGGCTGTGCCCAAATTCTTCGAAGTACTCCGCGACGTCGACGATAGTTTCATTGCCGACCTCGACAGCATCATTTCCACCCTGGTATACGGGCTCCTGGGCCGCTTCACCGCCGGCGAGATCGCCGTCACCGATATCCTTCCGACCCTCGACCGCGCCGTGTGGCGCTTGACGAGTGGATACGAAACGCAACACCAGCACGCCGCCGATCAACGCCCGACAAATAGCGAGTTTCAAAGCCAATGA
- a CDS encoding ABC transporter ATP-binding protein: MIVFDDVCKTFADGTTAVHRLSLVVPNGKLTVFVGSSGSGKTTALRMINRMIEPTSGTITVDGEDVSTVDPVKLRLGIGYVIQHAGLMPHQRVIDNVATVPVLRGQSRREARKAAYQVLERVGLDSKLANRYPAQLSGGEQQRIGVARALAADPPILLMDEPFSAVDPVVRLELQNEILRLQSELHKTIVFVTHDIDEALKLADQVAILGRGGALQQYDEPTQLLSRPANDFVSKFIGLGRGYRWLQLIDANGLPLHPVDTLPVSGLTERPLAGWAVVIDADGLPLGWIDGEGLRRHGGGASLADSMSTVGALFRPGGNLSHALDAALSSPSTVGIAVDDDGKVIGGVLAADVLAAVESQRRS; encoded by the coding sequence GTGATCGTGTTCGACGATGTCTGCAAGACATTCGCCGACGGGACCACCGCTGTCCATCGGCTGAGCCTTGTGGTCCCCAACGGCAAGCTGACGGTCTTCGTCGGCTCCTCGGGAAGCGGCAAAACCACCGCGCTGCGGATGATCAATCGAATGATCGAGCCGACGTCGGGCACCATCACCGTCGACGGGGAGGACGTTTCGACCGTCGACCCGGTGAAGCTGCGGCTCGGAATCGGTTACGTCATCCAGCACGCCGGGCTCATGCCGCATCAACGGGTGATCGACAACGTCGCGACCGTGCCGGTGCTGCGGGGGCAGTCCCGCCGGGAGGCCCGCAAGGCGGCTTACCAGGTGCTCGAACGCGTCGGGCTGGACTCCAAACTCGCCAACCGTTACCCCGCGCAGCTCTCCGGTGGTGAACAACAACGCATCGGCGTGGCACGCGCGCTTGCCGCCGATCCGCCAATCCTGTTGATGGACGAGCCATTCTCGGCCGTCGACCCAGTGGTTCGTCTCGAACTGCAGAACGAAATACTCCGCCTGCAAAGCGAATTGCACAAAACCATCGTGTTCGTCACGCACGACATCGACGAGGCGCTCAAGCTCGCGGACCAAGTCGCGATCCTCGGCCGCGGTGGCGCGCTGCAGCAGTACGACGAACCCACCCAACTACTTTCGCGGCCCGCCAACGATTTCGTGTCGAAATTCATCGGTCTCGGCCGTGGCTACCGGTGGCTGCAGTTGATCGATGCGAATGGCCTGCCGCTGCACCCCGTCGACACCCTCCCGGTCAGCGGCCTCACCGAACGTCCGTTAGCCGGGTGGGCGGTGGTCATCGACGCCGACGGCCTTCCGCTGGGCTGGATCGACGGCGAGGGCCTGCGGCGGCACGGCGGTGGTGCGTCGCTGGCCGACAGCATGAGCACCGTCGGCGCGTTGTTCCGGCCCGGCGGCAATCTCAGCCACGCGCTGGACGCGGCGCTGTCGTCGCCGTCGACAGTGGGGATCGCCGTCGACGACGACGGCAAGGTCATCGGCGGGGTGCTGGCCGCCGACGTGCTGGCCGCGGTCGAATCCCAGCGGCGGAGCTGA
- a CDS encoding phosphotransferase family protein, producing the protein MTSADRLDGLDLPALDRYLRSLGIERDGELRGEFISGGRSNLTFRVYDDKTNWLVRRPPLHGLTPSAHDMAREYKVVAALQDTPVPVARAIALCEDDSVLGAPFQIVEFVAGQVVRRRAQLEAFNHTVIDKCVDALVRVLVDLHTVDPNAVGLADFGKPSGYLERQVRRWGSQWELVRLPDDHRDADVERLHSGLQQAIPPQSRTSIVHGDYRIDNTILDADDPTRVRAVVDWELSTLGDPLSDAALMCVYRDPALDLIVNAQAAWTSPLLPTADELADRYSLVSGLPLAHWEFYMALAYFKLAIIAAGIDFRRRMADQAGGRDSDHMPEVVAPLISRGLAELAKLPG; encoded by the coding sequence GTGACTTCGGCTGATCGACTCGACGGGCTGGACCTGCCCGCCTTGGACCGGTACCTGCGTTCTCTCGGTATCGAGCGCGACGGTGAATTGCGTGGGGAGTTCATCTCCGGCGGCCGCTCCAATCTGACATTCCGCGTCTATGACGACAAAACGAACTGGCTGGTGCGCCGTCCACCGCTACATGGGTTGACCCCGTCGGCGCACGATATGGCCCGCGAGTACAAAGTGGTGGCGGCACTGCAGGACACGCCCGTTCCAGTGGCGCGCGCGATCGCGCTGTGTGAGGACGACTCGGTGCTGGGCGCGCCGTTCCAGATCGTCGAGTTTGTCGCCGGGCAGGTGGTGCGACGGCGCGCCCAACTCGAAGCCTTCAACCACACCGTGATCGACAAATGCGTGGACGCCTTGGTCCGGGTACTCGTCGACTTGCACACCGTCGACCCGAATGCCGTGGGACTGGCCGATTTCGGCAAGCCCAGCGGCTACCTGGAACGCCAAGTGCGCCGCTGGGGCTCGCAATGGGAATTGGTGCGGCTGCCCGACGACCATCGCGACGCCGACGTCGAACGGCTGCATTCCGGTCTGCAGCAAGCCATTCCGCCGCAGAGCCGCACCTCGATCGTGCACGGCGACTACCGGATCGACAACACCATCCTGGACGCCGACGACCCGACGCGGGTGCGCGCCGTGGTGGATTGGGAGCTCTCGACGCTGGGGGACCCGCTGTCCGACGCGGCCCTGATGTGTGTATACCGGGACCCGGCGCTGGATCTGATCGTCAATGCGCAGGCCGCCTGGACTTCGCCGCTGCTGCCGACGGCCGACGAGCTGGCCGACCGGTACTCGCTTGTCTCCGGATTGCCGTTGGCGCATTGGGAGTTCTACATGGCGTTGGCGTACTTCAAGCTCGCCATCATCGCAGCGGGCATCGACTTCCGCAGGCGCATGGCGGATCAGGCCGGCGGTAGAGACTCCGATCACATGCCGGAGGTGGTCGCGCCGTTGATCTCTCGCGGACTGGCGGAACTGGCCAAACTGCCGGGCTAG
- a CDS encoding prephenate dehydrogenase, with translation MCVLGLGLIGGSVMRAAAAAGREVFGYNRSVEGARGALADGFAATTELTDTLTRAADTGALIVLAVPMPALPAMLAHVSELAPKCPLTDVTSVKTAVLDEVVAAGLQDRFVGGHPMTGTESSGWAAGHAGLFTAAPWVVSVDDHVDPVVWWMVMTLALDCGSVVVPAKSDEHDAAAAAISHLPHLLAEALAVTAAEVPLAFALAAGSFRDGTRVAGSAPDLVRAMCESNTAHLLTAVDRVMDLLSRARDSLDWDNSVADLVEAGHAARTRYDRFPRSDIFTVTIGADNWREELAAAGRAGGVIRSALPIRDSPR, from the coding sequence GTGTGTGTCCTCGGGTTGGGACTTATCGGCGGTTCGGTCATGCGGGCGGCCGCGGCCGCCGGCCGGGAAGTGTTCGGCTACAACCGCTCGGTGGAGGGTGCGCGCGGAGCACTCGCCGACGGCTTTGCGGCCACGACCGAGCTCACAGACACGTTGACCCGGGCCGCCGATACGGGCGCCCTGATCGTGCTGGCCGTGCCGATGCCCGCCCTGCCGGCGATGCTCGCCCATGTCAGCGAATTGGCCCCCAAATGCCCGCTCACCGACGTCACCAGCGTCAAAACGGCGGTGCTCGACGAGGTTGTCGCGGCCGGTCTGCAGGACCGCTTTGTCGGCGGTCATCCGATGACGGGCACCGAGAGCTCGGGGTGGGCGGCCGGCCACGCCGGATTGTTCACGGCGGCGCCGTGGGTGGTCAGCGTCGACGACCACGTGGACCCGGTGGTGTGGTGGATGGTGATGACGCTGGCGCTGGATTGCGGCTCGGTGGTGGTGCCGGCCAAATCCGACGAGCACGACGCCGCGGCGGCCGCCATCTCGCATCTGCCGCATCTGCTCGCCGAGGCGTTGGCGGTGACGGCCGCGGAGGTTCCGTTGGCCTTTGCCTTGGCTGCCGGGTCGTTCCGGGACGGCACCCGGGTGGCGGGCAGCGCCCCGGACCTGGTGCGCGCGATGTGCGAAAGCAACACCGCCCATCTGCTCACGGCGGTCGACCGCGTCATGGATCTGCTCAGCCGAGCTCGCGACTCGCTGGATTGGGACAACTCGGTGGCCGACCTCGTCGAGGCGGGCCATGCCGCGCGAACGCGCTACGACCGCTTCCCGCGCTCCGACATCTTCACCGTCACGATCGGCGCTGACAACTGGCGCGAAGAACTGGCCGCCGCCGGCCGGGCGGGCGGGGTGATCAGATCCGCTCTGCCAATCCGGGATAGTCCTCGATGA
- a CDS encoding tRNA adenosine deaminase-associated protein, protein MGRERAATQGPSVDIPDGFGVAVVREEGQWRCSVMAPNSLTSLAAAETELRELRSAGAVFGLLDIDDEFFVIVRPAPSGTRLLLSDATAALDYDIAAEVLDNLDADIDPEDLEDAEPFEEGDLGLLSDIGLPEAVLGVILDESDLYADEQLGRIAREMGFADQLSAVIDRLNR, encoded by the coding sequence ATGGGACGAGAGCGGGCCGCAACGCAAGGCCCGTCCGTGGATATACCGGACGGCTTTGGCGTCGCAGTCGTGCGCGAAGAGGGCCAGTGGCGGTGTTCTGTAATGGCCCCCAATTCGCTGACGAGTCTGGCTGCCGCCGAGACAGAGCTGCGTGAACTGCGCAGTGCGGGAGCGGTCTTTGGGCTTCTCGACATCGACGACGAATTCTTTGTCATCGTGCGCCCCGCACCGTCAGGAACCCGGTTGCTGTTGTCCGACGCCACGGCTGCATTGGACTACGACATCGCGGCCGAAGTTCTGGACAACCTGGACGCCGACATCGATCCCGAGGACCTCGAGGACGCGGAGCCGTTCGAAGAAGGCGACCTCGGGTTGCTGTCCGACATCGGGCTGCCCGAGGCGGTGCTGGGTGTCATCCTCGACGAGTCCGACCTTTACGCCGACGAGCAATTGGGCCGCATCGCCCGGGAGATGGGCTTTGCCGACCAGCTGTCGGCGGTGATCGACCGCCTCAATCGGTGA
- a CDS encoding mycofactocin-coupled SDR family oxidoreductase: MSSNKIDGEARPIGRVAGKRVLVTGAARGMGRSHAVRLAEEGADLILVDICASLPELEYPLASREDLDETARLVEKHDRHAITRVVDIRDADALAAAVADCVEELGGLDAAVANAGVLTVGTWDSTTSEQWRTVVDVNLIGTWNTCAAALPHLLDAGGSLILISSSAGIKGTPLHLPYTASKHGVVGLSKALANELAAQSIRVNTVHPTGVDTGMRPESMQKILAETRSDLIPIFLNALPAVMAEPIDISNAVLFLVSDESRFVTGLEFKVDAGVTLR; the protein is encoded by the coding sequence ATGAGTAGCAACAAGATCGATGGTGAAGCACGCCCGATCGGACGGGTAGCGGGAAAGCGTGTATTGGTCACCGGGGCGGCGCGCGGAATGGGCCGCAGTCACGCGGTGCGACTGGCCGAGGAAGGTGCCGACCTCATCCTGGTCGACATCTGCGCTTCGCTGCCAGAGTTGGAGTACCCACTGGCCTCGCGGGAAGATCTTGACGAGACCGCTCGCCTGGTCGAAAAGCACGATCGCCACGCCATCACCCGGGTGGTCGATATCCGCGACGCTGACGCGTTGGCGGCGGCGGTCGCCGACTGTGTGGAAGAGCTGGGCGGGTTGGATGCGGCCGTGGCCAACGCCGGTGTTCTGACCGTCGGAACTTGGGATTCAACGACTTCCGAACAGTGGCGCACGGTGGTCGACGTTAATCTCATCGGCACCTGGAACACCTGCGCTGCAGCGTTGCCGCATCTGCTCGATGCGGGCGGCAGCTTGATTCTCATCAGCTCCTCGGCTGGCATTAAAGGCACGCCGTTGCACCTGCCCTACACCGCCTCCAAGCATGGGGTTGTCGGACTGAGCAAGGCGTTGGCCAATGAGCTGGCGGCGCAGAGCATTCGGGTCAATACCGTGCACCCCACCGGGGTAGACACCGGCATGCGGCCGGAGTCGATGCAGAAGATTCTGGCCGAAACTCGTTCGGACTTAATCCCGATCTTCTTGAATGCCTTGCCTGCCGTGATGGCGGAGCCGATCGACATCAGCAACGCAGTGTTGTTCCTCGTGTCCGATGAGTCAAGATTTGTGACCGGACTCGAGTTCAAGGTTGACGCCGGCGTCACCCTGCGGTGA